A region of the Bacillota bacterium genome:
ACAGTCTGGAAGTACCCGGTATTCCCACCTCCGTTCTCCGCCTGGGTCCGTGGCAACTACGGCTTCCTCACCTCCGGCGATGACGGTGCCGTCTTCCAGGGCATACAGCCCTCCAGTAACCTTGACTCTTTGTGCCCACAGCATCGTTCCTGACGCTGACACCGCACAGAGATGTCCAAGTGACAGACCAAGATGAACGGTCCCGGAAGGAGACGAGGCCATGGCGACTGCACAGTCCCCCATGTCGAGTTCCCACAGACCCGTTCCATCTGAAGTGAAACTGAACAACCGGCTGCCCGAGGCCACGAACAGCTGCCCCTCTAGACCCGTTACCGCGGGGAGTGTGGCAGGTTCAGGGAGTTCCACGTGCCACAGGATGGTCAAAGTTGCGGGCCCTTCGGCGTCGG
Encoded here:
- a CDS encoding PQQ-binding-like beta-propeller repeat protein, with the translated sequence MATRRVFVGPILIAALFAVFSCVPWAAAADSQVWLAARGTPANTGAADAEGPATLTILWHVELPEPATLPAVTGLEGQLFVASGSRLFSFTSDGTGLWELDMGDCAVAMASSPSGTVHLGLSLGHLCAVSASGTMLWAQRVKVTGGLYALEDGTVIAGGEEAVVATDPGGERRWEYRVLPDCFT